One Bufo gargarizans isolate SCDJY-AF-19 chromosome 3, ASM1485885v1, whole genome shotgun sequence DNA segment encodes these proteins:
- the LOC122932305 gene encoding DNA dC->dU-editing enzyme APOBEC-3G-like has protein sequence MTIFIRKFLSEEEFDDNFNTVDLVKKTLVCFSLEDKKPLWKLWGYAYNDPKVEHAETIVLRELKKYLELNPTKKDSQYKITFYASYSPCLTCCEEICKFLNNNNEKVIMKLNISRFYNFHNYDNKICLKILGKYGVQIKMMDMEDYKACFYLFVDPKVKFQPCEELDVQCQRNEIDLDRLWSEEFQVFEDNLVRRKGQNSAISFISEHLSPGHNRLQKDLTTPKKDEQETTSQAKTPVKLSQIKDMDRKERFKRKLSFD, from the exons ATGACGATATTTATCAGAAAATTTTTATCAGAAGAAGAATTTGATGATAATTTTAATACTGTAGATCTGGTCAAAAAAACATTAGTCTGCTTTAGCCTGGAGGACAAGAAACCACTATGGAAGCTATGGGGTTATGCATACAATGACCCAAAAGTGGAGCATGCTGAAACAATTGTTTTACGAGAGCTCAAAAAATATTTGGAATTGAATCCTACAAAAAAAGACTCTCAATATAAAATCACATTTTACGCATCTTACAGTCCCTGCCTCACCTGTTGTGAAGAAATATGCAAATTTCTCAATAATAACAATGAAAAAGTAATCATGAAACTGAATATTTCCAGATTCTATAATTTTCATAATTATGACAATAAAATCTGTTTAAAAATTCTGGGAAAATATGGAGTGCAAATTAAAATGATGGATATGGAAGATTATAAGGCATGCTTTTATCTTTTTGTGGATCCAAAAGTGAAATTCCAACCCTGCGAAGAATTAGATGTTCAGTGTCAAAGAAATGAAATTGATCTGGATCGTCTCTGGAGTGAG GAATTTCAGGTATTTGAAGACAATTTAGTAAGAAGAAAGGGACAGAACTCAG caATATCTTTTATTTCTGAGCATTTGTCACCCGGTCACAACAGACTGCAAAAAGATCTTACAACACCGAAAAAGGATGAACAAGAGACAACATCACAAGCAAAGACCCCAGTGAAGTTATCCCAGATAAAAGATATGGATCGCAAAGAGAGATTTAAGAGAAAACTCTCATTTGACTAA